One Argentina anserina chromosome 6, drPotAnse1.1, whole genome shotgun sequence genomic window, TTCTGATTGGTTCGTAGTGTTCGCGCTTCCTGTGAGTTTAGGTAATCAAATGTTCTCAATAAGAGTGCTGCTGCCGATGTGCTAGTACTTGCGTACGAGAGTGGTTGAATGTGGCAGGGAAGAGAACTGTAGCCATGCTTAGTCTGACGTGTAGGTCGTCTGCTCTGTCCAAGCCTTTTTTTGCGTGAGGTCTTTAGGACTTTGATAGGATTTGCCTAGTGGGTCTATTGTTAAGCAGATATGCTATGTTGAGATTTGTGTGTTTTTCTGTGCTATAGTAGTGAGATTATGATTTCAACGATTCCTCCGTCTTAAAGGATTATAAGATTTCATTCCCTTAGATCGAGAGTTTGATTCCGAATAAACAAAGATTCTCGCTTCTTTGCTGACTTAGTAACTCATAAAATGATGAATAACTTCTTTTTGTGAATAGGATTCCGTAGATtctgtaaaataaaaacaataaaaataatttaggCCGCAGATGTAATTGAGGCATTGAGCTTAGAATTTAACGTTTAGTACATCGTGTGAGCGTATGAAATTAATTAGTGGAGTAATTGATCGAGACGATCAAACTTCAAAATTTAAAAGTGATGCACATGAAACGTTAGTGTAGTGCATGTATACGTAACGAATAATTTGTGGATTATTTCTAAATACACTTCATGAACCAAAGCGGTGGTATCATAGCATGCAGCTGAAGAGTTAAAAGTCGATCAATTCtgattctatatatatgttttggcGCTACAATATTCGCTATCTGTTTAGGGAATTATTGTCGGGTTGCAATTATTGTACCTGTACGTTGGTTTACATGCAATAATGGAAAGATAATCGTCATATCGTATGCCCGGAGCTCAGTTCCATCTAATGCGGCTTCTCAATCCCTTTTGTGATCGACCTTAAGTTTAGGTGCTGTATCTAGTTTATATGTCCTGTTTAGCTGGACCTGAAGAACCCCAGGTTGTTCTGCCTGTagaaagtaaaaataaaaccaaGATATATTACTATTAATAGCTTTATGAAGAATCACCATTAATCAACTAAAGTCCAATAAAAAACCCGAATTCATTATTTGCATACAATGGAATAACACCTTTGAGTCACAACCCCAAATTTAAGCATCATAGACGATATTAGATGAACCGgcaaagagagagaagggcTTACTGTGTGCATAATCCAGGGATAATCTTATAACTGTAAACTAAAGCGTTCTTGGCCGCCTCCTCACTGTGTGCATATTTCAAAATAAGATTATAAACAAACGGATTTCGCAGCAGAGATTATCGACTTATATTATACTTGTGCAGCAGAACTTCCGAGGACGTTGGTTAGGGTTCGGGTGTGATAAGCATAAGGCTTCTCATCTTCCGGCTTCACAGTGTAGACAATGTAGACAGGAGGTTCCAGAGAAGGAGCGGAAGAGGGTGAAGGATCGAAAGAGTCGGCCACGACGTCGATGTGAATATAAGAGCAAGAATTAGAAGCGAGATTGATGAAGCCGtcttcaccatattttgatATATTCTGATAAAGCTAGGCCAAAGGTTGGAGATGAAGATTTAGGAGAGGGAATTCGATTCCcgtttcatatatataaacagCAAACGCCATTTTTGTCAATAAGTTACCGACATCAGTAACTCTGCATGTGTCATTCTTACTTATGCCATTCTTTCTTGCTACTTGGTGGCCTGCACCACACATGCATCTACTTTCCATATGTTTAGTTTGATATTGTGAAGTCTGAGCATTCGATTTTATAGAACAATGTAATTGGACATACATATTATAATCGGATAATTTAACTAAATAGTGAACCAGCTGGTTCTTCATTTTGTATTTTTAAGGCTAGTTTCTTTTGACAAACATGGTAGCTTTTACATTAGCCCTATAACAAGCAACGATTTATATGTACGTACGTTTTCATACACAAGCTGGTAtatattcatttcattttgACGGACGGCATGTCACGCAGTGGGGTAAGAGGCTTCCATGGCAATACCACAAAGGCCCTCCTGTGCAGTAACATCTCTTTGCATTCTTATGTAACCTTCTTCTCCCCATTCTGCACCCCATGAATTCTTCACCAACCAATACTTAGTTCCATCATCACCGATTCCATAACCAACAGCAGTAACACCATGGTCTAGGCTCGTTCCACAGGTTCCTGTGAAAACACCACTAGAGTAGAATTGGAAGTCAGATCCGCTAGCATCAATGGCAACAGAAATTGGTTGATTGGCAACAGCCTTAGCTAGTGCACTTTCACTGTTTGCAGGCACATCTTCGTGGCCAGATATCGAGGCTGCATGGCTTGCTTCCTTCTGAGCATTACATGTACCATCGACACCGGTGTAGGGATAATTGGCCTCGGTACTTAGTCCGTGATTTTGAGTAATGAATTGGAAGGCATCATCCATTAAGCCTCCCTCACAGCCTTGGTCTTCACCATTGACATCACAGTCAACTAGCTCTTGCTCGGACAAAGAAACCAATTTACCAGTTGTAAGTTGAGTAATTCCTTCCATGGCTGCCACAGCTGAGAACGCCCAACAGCAACCTGTATGCATTTTGTTTGCACATTGTGGTCGTTAATATATAGTTAATTAGTTATTAGCATCCTGCATGTTTCCAAATGGCGAGTAGTGTTTTGACTTGTGACATAGTAAAGGACAGAAGAGGAAACAATAATGTGTTATATATTGCAAAGATTAATAATTCAGATGCCTAATCACGTACCACATTGGCCTTGGTCCTTGATTGGTGTTACAGCTCCTTTTTGTCTCCAGTCTATTGTAGCCGGCACGCTAGCATTTTCATACCTGAAAGTAGTGGTCTTTGTGGAACATGCATGGCCCTTAAACCGATTTCTGGAGGCTGTAAATTCTTCATTTGTAAGGTCTGCAAATTGGTTCACACTCAATTTGTAAAGTTTGCCTCCTACAACGTTGGAAGAATCTATATATTCGACATTCTCTTTGAATATATTGAATCGCTTGTTCTTCTCGTTAA contains:
- the LOC126801202 gene encoding senescence-specific cysteine protease SAG39-like; protein product: MEFTNQLCKCVQLALVILMLGAWSSEATSRSLQDVSIFARYEQWMTRYGRVYNDINEKNKRFNIFKENVEYIDSSNVVGGKLYKLSVNQFADLTNEEFTASRNRFKGHACSTKTTTFRYENASVPATIDWRQKGAVTPIKDQGQCGCCWAFSAVAAMEGITQLTTGKLVSLSEQELVDCDVNGEDQGCEGGLMDDAFQFITQNHGLSTEANYPYTGVDGTCNAQKEASHAASISGHEDVPANSESALAKAVANQPISVAIDASGSDFQFYSSGVFTGTCGTSLDHGVTAVGYGIGDDGTKYWLVKNSWGAEWGEEGYIRMQRDVTAQEGLCGIAMEASYPTA